One region of Streptomyces sp. NBC_00442 genomic DNA includes:
- the tsaD gene encoding tRNA (adenosine(37)-N6)-threonylcarbamoyltransferase complex transferase subunit TsaD, giving the protein MGGPVVLGIESSCDETGAGLVRGGRLLGHAVASSMDEHARYGGVVPEIAARAHVHSFTPVVHRALDEAGLRMADIDAVAVTTGPGLSGALQVGLAGAKGLAYALDVPLFGVHHLAGHVAADTLEHGPLPDPCVVLIVSGGHTSLLLVRDLARDPITHLGDTLDDAAGECFDKVARVFGLPYPGGPAIDRAARTGDANAVAFPRPLTGPRDDPYAFSFSGLKTAAARWAERHAGLPLAVADGSAALQEAIADVLTRKAVAACRAHGVATLVVVGGVAANSRVRSLAEQRCAAAGITLRVPPLKLCTDNGAMIAAVGDLLIRAGAEPAPLDVSVDPSAPLEYAALHPRARAVRAA; this is encoded by the coding sequence GTGGGCGGTCCGGTGGTGCTCGGGATCGAGTCGTCGTGCGACGAGACCGGCGCGGGTCTGGTGCGGGGCGGGCGGCTGCTGGGCCACGCGGTGGCGTCGAGCATGGATGAGCACGCCCGGTACGGCGGCGTCGTGCCCGAGATCGCCGCCCGCGCCCATGTGCACTCCTTCACCCCGGTCGTCCACCGGGCGCTCGACGAGGCCGGGCTGCGGATGGCCGACATCGACGCGGTCGCCGTGACCACCGGGCCCGGCCTGTCCGGCGCCCTCCAGGTGGGTCTCGCGGGCGCGAAGGGCCTGGCGTACGCCCTGGACGTGCCGCTGTTCGGGGTCCACCACCTGGCGGGGCACGTCGCCGCCGACACTCTGGAGCACGGCCCGCTGCCCGACCCGTGCGTGGTGCTCATCGTGTCCGGCGGCCACACCTCGCTGCTGCTCGTACGGGACCTGGCACGCGATCCGATCACGCACCTCGGCGACACCCTGGACGACGCGGCGGGCGAATGCTTCGACAAGGTGGCACGCGTCTTCGGGCTGCCCTACCCCGGCGGCCCCGCCATCGACCGCGCGGCCCGGACCGGCGACGCGAACGCCGTCGCATTCCCGCGTCCGCTGACCGGGCCGCGCGACGACCCGTACGCCTTCTCCTTCTCGGGGCTCAAGACGGCCGCCGCCCGCTGGGCCGAGCGGCACGCGGGCCTGCCGCTCGCCGTCGCCGACGGCTCGGCCGCGCTCCAGGAGGCCATCGCGGACGTCCTCACCCGCAAGGCGGTGGCGGCCTGCCGTGCGCACGGGGTCGCCACGCTGGTCGTGGTGGGCGGGGTCGCCGCGAACTCGCGGGTGCGCTCGCTCGCCGAGCAGCGCTGCGCGGCGGCCGGGATCACGCTGCGGGTGCCGCCCCTGAAGCTGTGCACCGACAACGGCGCGATGATCGCCGCCGTGGGCGACCTGCTGATCCGCGCGGGCGCCGAACCGGCTCCGCTCGACGTCTCCGTCGACCCGTCGGCCCCGCTGGAGTACGCCGCGCTGCACCCGCGCGCCCGTGCCGTGCGCGCCGCGTAG
- a CDS encoding MBL fold metallo-hydrolase, with protein MTGAGSLHPLRSRLRELRSDAFGADSKGERWARIRRSPNFADGVFQNPEGARTRPSGSTVEFAKQFLAKEQRARRAPTGTIPVHPTTLADIAVPPATGLRLTWMGHSSVLAEIDGRRVLFDPVWGERCSPFAFAGPKRLHPVPLPLAALGPVDVVVISHDHYDHLDLPTIRALAGTGTVFAVPLGVGAHLEHWGIGPDRIHELDWNESAEVAGITLTATPARHFCGRGLRNQQHTLWASWVVAGPDHRIYHSGDTGYFDGFKDIGAQHGPFDATMIQIGAYSEFWPDIHMTPAEGMQTHLDLQGGAPRGVTMPIHWGTFNLAPHAWAEPAEWTKDAAERAEQAAAFPRPGEPFEPAGELPTTPWWQPLSAPLDHPWRTAGAPAVAVEPLGELDLAGER; from the coding sequence GTGACCGGCGCTGGTTCTCTGCATCCGCTCCGTTCCAGACTCCGCGAGCTGCGGTCCGACGCGTTCGGCGCGGACTCGAAGGGCGAGCGCTGGGCCCGGATCCGCCGCTCGCCCAACTTCGCGGACGGCGTGTTCCAGAACCCCGAGGGCGCGCGCACCCGGCCCTCGGGCTCCACCGTGGAGTTCGCCAAGCAGTTCCTCGCCAAGGAGCAACGCGCCCGGCGCGCACCCACCGGAACCATTCCGGTCCACCCGACCACCCTCGCCGACATCGCCGTGCCGCCGGCCACCGGGCTGCGCCTCACCTGGATGGGGCATTCGAGCGTGCTCGCCGAGATCGACGGCCGGCGGGTGCTGTTCGACCCGGTGTGGGGTGAGCGCTGCTCCCCGTTCGCGTTCGCGGGACCCAAGCGGCTGCACCCCGTCCCGCTGCCGCTCGCCGCGCTCGGCCCGGTCGACGTCGTCGTGATCTCCCACGACCACTACGACCACCTCGACCTGCCGACGATCCGCGCGCTCGCCGGGACGGGCACGGTGTTCGCGGTGCCGCTCGGCGTCGGCGCGCACCTGGAGCACTGGGGTATCGGCCCGGACCGGATCCACGAGCTGGACTGGAACGAGTCGGCCGAGGTCGCGGGGATCACGCTCACCGCGACGCCGGCCCGCCACTTCTGCGGTCGCGGTCTGCGCAACCAGCAGCACACCCTGTGGGCCTCGTGGGTGGTGGCCGGGCCCGACCACCGGATCTACCACAGCGGCGATACGGGCTACTTCGACGGCTTCAAGGACATCGGCGCGCAGCACGGACCGTTCGACGCGACCATGATCCAGATCGGGGCCTACAGCGAGTTCTGGCCCGACATCCACATGACTCCGGCCGAGGGCATGCAGACCCACCTCGACCTGCAGGGCGGCGCTCCGCGCGGCGTGACGATGCCGATCCACTGGGGCACGTTCAATCTGGCCCCGCACGCCTGGGCCGAGCCCGCCGAGTGGACGAAGGACGCCGCGGAGAGGGCGGAACAGGCGGCGGCCTTCCCCCGCCCCGGCGAACCCTTCGAGCCCGCGGGCGAGCTGCCCACGACGCCCTGGTGGCAGCCGCTGTCCGCGCCGCTCGACCATCCCTGGCGCACGGCGGGGGCTCCGGCCGTCGCGGTGGAGCCGCTGGGCGAGCTCGACCTCGCGGGCGAACGGTGA
- a CDS encoding PPOX class F420-dependent oxidoreductase — MTAFEAPQEALLALVAEHGGGVLVTLKRDGRPQLSNVNHVFYPADGVIKVSLTDDRAKTRNLRRDPRASYHVTSDDRWAWTVAEGTADLTPVAEDPEDATVEELVALYRDAQGEHPDWDEFRAAMVRDRRLVLRLHVERAYGQARRGGA, encoded by the coding sequence ATGACGGCATTCGAGGCACCTCAGGAAGCGCTGCTCGCCCTGGTCGCCGAGCACGGCGGTGGCGTACTGGTCACCCTGAAGCGGGACGGGCGGCCCCAGCTCTCCAACGTCAACCACGTCTTCTACCCGGCGGACGGCGTCATCAAGGTCTCGCTCACCGACGACCGGGCCAAGACCCGGAACCTGCGGCGCGATCCCCGGGCGAGCTACCACGTGACCAGCGACGACCGCTGGGCATGGACGGTCGCGGAGGGGACGGCCGACCTCACCCCCGTCGCCGAGGACCCCGAGGACGCGACGGTCGAGGAACTCGTCGCCCTCTACCGGGACGCGCAGGGGGAGCACCCCGACTGGGACGAGTTCCGCGCCGCCATGGTCCGCGACCGGCGTCTCGTGCTGCGGCTGCATGTGGAGCGGGCGTACGGTCAGGCTCGTCGGGGCGGAGCCTGA
- a CDS encoding GNAT family N-acetyltransferase, with protein sequence MITPIPPVVPAGRMARHPQPTFVLPGGRELRPWRESDAPVLVASCLDPAIVRWNRVEPLSPDTARKKIARWGRRWSEEAGAIWAISRRADDRAVGLLGIGDLDLHGGSGELLYWLLPSGRGAGAALDATVRVGRWALDELGLHRLRITHSVRNPASCRVARRAGFALEGTMRGALLHADGWHDEHLHARVAGDPWPHEA encoded by the coding sequence ATGATCACTCCGATACCCCCCGTGGTGCCCGCCGGGCGGATGGCGCGGCATCCCCAGCCCACCTTCGTCCTGCCCGGCGGCCGCGAGCTGCGCCCCTGGCGCGAGTCGGACGCGCCCGTCCTGGTGGCTTCGTGCCTGGACCCCGCGATCGTGCGGTGGAACCGGGTCGAACCGCTGTCGCCGGACACCGCGCGCAAGAAGATCGCCCGCTGGGGGCGGCGCTGGTCCGAGGAGGCCGGGGCGATCTGGGCGATCTCTCGGCGCGCGGACGACCGGGCTGTCGGCCTGCTGGGGATCGGGGACCTCGATCTGCACGGCGGCAGCGGGGAACTCCTGTACTGGCTGCTCCCCTCGGGCCGCGGCGCGGGCGCCGCTCTCGACGCCACCGTGCGGGTCGGCCGGTGGGCGCTCGACGAACTCGGGCTGCACCGCCTGCGCATCACGCACTCCGTGCGCAACCCCGCCTCGTGCCGGGTGGCGCGGCGGGCGGGGTTCGCTCTCGAAGGCACGATGCGCGGCGCGCTGCTGCACGCCGACGGCTGGCACGACGAGCACCTGCACGCCCGGGTGGCGGGCGATCCCTGGCCGCACGAGGCCTGA
- a CDS encoding NAD-dependent epimerase/dehydratase family protein codes for MRLLMLGGTEFVGRAVTEAALARGHEVTVFHRGRHEPPAGVASLHGDRTAAEGLAALRDGEWDVVVDTWSGAPVAVRDAARLLAGRVERYVYVSSRSVYPHPTPPRADEGAPVVDGSPDETGEVPYAQAKRGGELAAVREFGADRALLVRAGLILGPWENIGRLPWWLTRAARGGDMLAPGPRDLGVQYIDCRDLAEWILAAARAGLGGAYNLVAPPGHATMGSLLDACVRVTGGRAVLRWTGPEAILAAGIEPWQHLPVWIPPGELYDTMHRTVPTKALATGLRCRSVEETVADTWAWLRSVGGTAPQRPDRPRVGLDPQTEAAVLAR; via the coding sequence ATGAGACTGCTGATGCTGGGTGGAACGGAATTCGTCGGCCGGGCCGTGACGGAGGCCGCGCTCGCCCGCGGGCACGAGGTGACGGTCTTTCACCGGGGCCGGCACGAGCCGCCCGCCGGGGTGGCTTCGCTGCACGGCGACCGCACCGCCGCCGAGGGGCTCGCGGCGCTCCGGGACGGCGAGTGGGACGTCGTCGTCGACACCTGGTCCGGCGCCCCGGTCGCGGTACGCGACGCCGCCCGCCTGCTCGCCGGACGGGTCGAGCGGTACGTGTACGTGTCGAGCCGCTCGGTGTATCCCCATCCCACGCCGCCCCGCGCCGACGAGGGGGCACCGGTCGTGGACGGCTCCCCCGACGAGACGGGCGAGGTGCCCTATGCGCAGGCCAAGCGCGGCGGCGAACTGGCCGCGGTCCGTGAATTCGGCGCGGACCGGGCGCTGTTGGTGCGTGCGGGACTGATCCTCGGCCCGTGGGAGAACATCGGCCGCCTGCCGTGGTGGCTGACCCGGGCGGCACGCGGCGGCGACATGCTCGCCCCCGGACCGCGCGACCTGGGCGTGCAGTACATCGACTGCCGCGACCTCGCCGAGTGGATCCTGGCCGCGGCGCGGGCCGGCCTGGGGGGCGCGTACAACCTCGTCGCCCCGCCCGGCCACGCCACGATGGGCTCGCTCCTCGATGCCTGCGTGCGGGTCACCGGCGGGCGGGCCGTACTGCGCTGGACCGGCCCCGAGGCGATCCTCGCCGCCGGAATCGAGCCGTGGCAGCACCTGCCGGTGTGGATTCCGCCGGGCGAGCTGTACGACACGATGCACCGCACGGTGCCCACGAAGGCGCTGGCCACCGGGCTGCGCTGCCGCTCCGTCGAGGAGACGGTCGCCGACACATGGGCCTGGCTCCGGTCGGTCGGCGGGACGGCGCCCCAGCGCCCGGACCGCCCCCGCGTGGGCCTCGACCCGCAGACCGAGGCGGCGGTACTCGCCCGCTGA
- a CDS encoding SGNH/GDSL hydrolase family protein: MADDSRSFSNGTFGSYTAIGDSFTEGVGDPGPDGTFVGWADRFAVLLADQRPEGSFRYANLAVRGKLLDQIVEDQIPRAKELAPDLVSFCAGGNDIIRPGTDPDEVAERFERALADLKPAVGAVMVTTGFDTRGVTLLRHLRGKIATYNGHVRAIADRYDCPVLDLWSLKSVQDRRAWDGDRLHLSAEGHTRVALRAAQVLGLDVPADPDQPWPPLPPRGTLEVRRDDIHWAREYLVPWIGRRLRGESSGDAVSAKRPDLLPL; encoded by the coding sequence GTGGCAGACGATTCGAGATCATTCAGCAACGGCACGTTCGGGTCGTACACGGCGATCGGCGACAGCTTCACGGAAGGCGTCGGCGACCCCGGCCCCGACGGGACGTTCGTCGGCTGGGCGGACCGGTTCGCCGTACTCCTCGCCGACCAGCGGCCGGAGGGCTCCTTCCGCTACGCCAACCTCGCGGTGCGGGGCAAGCTCCTCGACCAGATCGTCGAGGACCAGATCCCCAGGGCCAAGGAACTCGCCCCCGACCTGGTGAGCTTCTGCGCCGGCGGCAACGACATCATCCGTCCCGGCACCGACCCCGACGAGGTGGCCGAACGCTTCGAGCGGGCGCTGGCCGACCTGAAGCCCGCCGTCGGCGCCGTCATGGTGACCACGGGCTTCGACACCCGCGGCGTCACGCTCCTGCGCCATCTGCGGGGCAAGATCGCGACGTACAACGGGCACGTGCGGGCCATCGCCGACCGCTACGACTGCCCGGTGCTCGACCTGTGGTCGCTCAAGTCCGTCCAGGACCGGCGGGCCTGGGACGGCGACCGGCTGCACCTGTCCGCCGAGGGGCACACCCGGGTCGCGCTGCGCGCCGCCCAGGTGCTCGGGCTCGACGTGCCGGCCGACCCGGACCAGCCGTGGCCGCCGCTCCCGCCGCGGGGCACCCTCGAGGTGCGGCGCGACGACATCCACTGGGCGCGCGAATACCTGGTGCCGTGGATCGGGCGACGGCTGCGCGGGGAGTCGTCGGGCGACGCCGTCTCCGCCAAGCGTCCCGACCTGCTGCCGCTCTGA
- a CDS encoding S53 family peptidase, with translation MHHIRTSRFGHRSAGTASAVVSLLALVTGGLLAAAPSAGAQQAPAPASGVKQLCATQAKPGVMHCLALERTDVQHHRGVTADAAPSGLGPADLQKAYNLPANAGAGTTVAIVDAQDDPSAESDLATYRSQYGLPACTTANGCFKKADQNGGTNYPTADSGWAGEISLDVDMVSAVCPQCHILLVEANSANMDDLGAAVNRAVTMGAKYVSNSYGGSEDSSDTAADSKYFNHPGVAITVSSGDSGYGVEYPAASPYVTAVGGTSLKKDSSTRGWSESVWGSNGGGDGAGSGCSAYEAKPSWQKDSGCAKRTVADVSAVADPATGLAVYDSYQASGWNVYGGTSASSPIIAGVYALAGAPSADSTPASFPYAHTSALNDVTSGANGSCGTYLCTAGSGYDGPTGLGTPNGTAAFTG, from the coding sequence GTGCACCACATACGAACCTCCAGGTTCGGACATCGATCCGCCGGCACCGCGTCCGCGGTTGTCTCCCTTCTCGCGCTTGTCACGGGCGGCCTGCTCGCCGCCGCTCCGTCGGCCGGCGCCCAGCAGGCGCCGGCCCCCGCATCCGGCGTCAAGCAGCTGTGCGCGACGCAGGCGAAGCCCGGCGTGATGCACTGCCTCGCGCTGGAGCGTACGGACGTCCAGCACCACAGAGGCGTCACCGCCGACGCCGCCCCCTCCGGTCTCGGCCCCGCCGATCTCCAGAAGGCGTACAACCTGCCGGCGAACGCCGGGGCCGGGACGACGGTGGCGATCGTGGACGCGCAGGACGATCCGAGCGCGGAGTCGGACCTGGCCACCTATCGTTCCCAGTACGGTCTTCCGGCGTGCACCACCGCGAACGGCTGCTTCAAGAAGGCCGATCAGAACGGTGGCACCAACTACCCGACGGCGGACTCGGGTTGGGCCGGTGAGATCTCCCTCGACGTCGACATGGTCAGTGCCGTGTGCCCGCAGTGCCACATTCTGCTCGTCGAGGCGAACTCGGCGAACATGGACGACCTCGGTGCCGCGGTGAACCGCGCGGTCACGATGGGCGCCAAGTACGTGTCCAACAGCTACGGCGGCTCCGAGGACTCCAGCGACACGGCCGCCGACAGCAAGTACTTCAACCACCCGGGCGTCGCCATCACCGTCTCCTCCGGCGACAGCGGCTACGGCGTCGAATACCCGGCGGCCTCCCCGTACGTCACCGCGGTCGGCGGCACCTCCCTGAAGAAGGACAGCAGTACGCGGGGCTGGTCCGAGTCGGTCTGGGGCTCCAACGGCGGTGGTGACGGCGCCGGTTCGGGCTGCTCCGCCTATGAGGCGAAGCCGTCCTGGCAGAAGGACAGCGGCTGCGCCAAGCGCACCGTCGCCGACGTCTCCGCGGTCGCCGACCCGGCCACCGGTCTCGCCGTGTACGACAGCTACCAGGCCAGCGGCTGGAACGTGTACGGCGGCACCAGCGCGTCCTCGCCCATCATCGCCGGCGTGTACGCCCTGGCCGGCGCCCCGAGCGCCGACTCCACTCCCGCCTCCTTCCCCTACGCCCACACCTCCGCCCTCAACGACGTGACCTCCGGCGCCAACGGCAGCTGCGGCACCTACCTGTGCACGGCGGGCTCCGGCTACGACGGCCCGACCGGCCTCGGCACCCCGAACGGCACCGCCGCCTTCACCGGCTGA
- a CDS encoding tyrosine-protein phosphatase gives MTQEIPQAPTTEPELSGVRNFRDVGGLPTVDGLRVRGGRLFRSGHLAHATAADAAFLTTLGLHTVFDFRNAGDQKLEGPDIALPGVRNVNIPLTDPADGAEFWKMVRDGDLDELRSALSGTKGADRMIASYREVVTGRTAEHSRVLHALAEDSVPALMHCAAGKDRAGISIAVALLAVGVERDAIEADYLKSNAPHRRYRVRRTSSSADAMSPEVMELLSPLFDARADYLHAAFDAIGTTWGSNERYFREGLKLTDETRERLRGRLLEGSA, from the coding sequence GTGACCCAAGAGATTCCGCAGGCCCCCACGACCGAGCCCGAGCTGTCGGGGGTGCGCAACTTCCGTGACGTGGGCGGGTTGCCGACCGTGGACGGCCTGCGGGTGCGCGGCGGCAGGCTCTTCCGCAGCGGTCACCTGGCCCACGCCACCGCGGCGGACGCCGCCTTCCTCACCACGCTCGGGCTGCACACCGTCTTCGACTTCCGCAACGCAGGGGACCAGAAGCTGGAGGGGCCCGACATCGCGCTGCCGGGCGTGCGCAACGTCAACATTCCGCTGACGGACCCGGCCGACGGGGCCGAGTTCTGGAAGATGGTCCGCGACGGCGACCTCGACGAGCTGCGGTCCGCACTCTCGGGGACCAAGGGCGCGGACCGGATGATCGCGTCGTACCGCGAGGTGGTCACCGGGCGCACCGCGGAGCACAGCAGGGTGCTGCACGCACTCGCCGAGGACAGCGTGCCCGCCCTGATGCACTGCGCCGCGGGCAAGGACCGGGCCGGCATCTCCATAGCGGTGGCCCTGCTCGCGGTCGGCGTGGAGCGGGACGCCATCGAAGCCGACTACCTCAAGTCCAACGCCCCGCACCGTCGCTACCGGGTCCGCCGCACCAGCTCGTCGGCCGACGCGATGTCCCCCGAGGTGATGGAGCTGCTCAGCCCCCTCTTCGATGCCCGCGCCGACTATCTGCACGCCGCCTTCGACGCCATCGGGACGACCTGGGGCTCCAACGAGCGCTACTTCCGGGAGGGTCTGAAGCTCACCGACGAGACCCGCGAGCGGCTGCGCGGCCGGCTCCTCGAGGGCTCCGCCTGA
- a CDS encoding DUF6126 family protein — protein sequence MSEHESAPTVVRPRKNIEETAETKFPRGLVVRLFAYLIAGHIFAGFLYLLFEVGGK from the coding sequence ATGTCCGAGCACGAGAGCGCTCCCACCGTGGTGAGGCCCCGCAAGAACATCGAGGAGACCGCCGAGACCAAGTTCCCGAGGGGACTGGTCGTACGCCTCTTCGCCTACCTCATCGCCGGACACATCTTCGCGGGCTTCCTCTATCTCCTGTTCGAGGTGGGCGGCAAGTAG
- a CDS encoding helix-turn-helix domain-containing protein: protein MSTPGEDIAALPGVAPRLRELRRRRGLTLEAAAQRAGLSPAHLSRLETGARQPSLPMLLALARIYGTTVSELLGEMPPEREPVIRAGRGAPREADGWTYHQTGGPGRAMQALRVEVPYGTQRELVRVHPGEEWLYVLSGRLRLSLGDAAHELDPGDSAHFDSLTPHRISAASHGGAEFLFVHTLLQSPDPHPHHPHS from the coding sequence ATGAGCACTCCTGGCGAGGATATCGCCGCACTCCCGGGCGTCGCACCCCGGCTGCGCGAACTGCGCCGCCGGCGCGGGCTGACCCTGGAGGCCGCCGCGCAGCGGGCCGGCCTCTCGCCGGCCCATCTGTCCCGCCTGGAGACCGGCGCCCGCCAGCCTTCGCTGCCGATGCTGCTCGCGCTGGCCCGCATCTACGGTACGACGGTCTCGGAGCTGCTCGGTGAGATGCCGCCCGAGCGCGAGCCCGTCATCCGGGCCGGCCGTGGCGCGCCGCGCGAGGCCGACGGCTGGACGTACCACCAGACCGGCGGCCCCGGCCGCGCCATGCAGGCGCTGCGCGTCGAGGTCCCGTACGGCACCCAGCGGGAGCTCGTGCGGGTCCACCCGGGCGAGGAGTGGCTCTACGTCCTGAGCGGGCGGCTGCGGCTGAGTCTCGGTGACGCCGCCCATGAACTCGACCCGGGCGACAGCGCGCACTTCGATTCGCTGACCCCGCACCGGATCTCCGCCGCCTCGCACGGCGGAGCCGAGTTCCTCTTCGTACATACCCTGCTGCAGAGCCCCGATCCGCATCCGCACCACCCGCACAGCTGA
- a CDS encoding aspartate aminotransferase family protein → MTDGEPQAFAAPDTKTPEGKAFDLARLLAERGGERYELHGKYLNHQLPRMLHTIGFDKVYERAEGAYFWDAEGNDYLDMLAGFGVMGLGRHHPVVRKALHDVLDASLADLTRFDCQPLPGLLAEKLLAHSPHLDRVFFGNSGTEAVETALKFARYATGKPRVLYCSHAFHGLTTGSLSVNGEAGFRDGFAPLLPDTALALGDLGALERELKRGDVAALIVEPIQGKGVHEAPPGYLLAAQELLHRHKALLIADEVQTGLGRTGDFYAYQHEAGVEPDLVCVAKALSGGYVPVGATLGKEWIFKKVYSSMDRVLVHSASFGSNAQAMAAGLAVLSVMDQEGIVENARTTGDLLRTRLAALIDRYELLADVRGRGLMIGIEFGRPSSLKLRSRWTMLQAARKGLFAQMVVVPLLQKHRILTQVSGDHLEVIKLIPPLTVTEREVDRFVEAFTAVMDDAHGGGSLMWDFGRTLVTQAVANR, encoded by the coding sequence ATGACCGACGGCGAGCCGCAGGCCTTCGCGGCACCGGACACGAAGACCCCCGAGGGCAAGGCCTTCGACCTGGCGCGGCTCCTCGCCGAGCGCGGGGGCGAGCGCTACGAACTGCACGGCAAGTACCTCAACCACCAGCTCCCCCGGATGCTGCACACCATCGGCTTCGACAAGGTCTACGAGCGGGCCGAGGGTGCGTACTTCTGGGACGCCGAGGGCAACGACTACCTCGACATGCTCGCGGGGTTCGGCGTCATGGGCCTCGGCCGCCACCACCCCGTCGTGCGCAAGGCGCTGCACGACGTCCTGGATGCCTCGCTCGCGGACCTGACCCGCTTCGACTGCCAGCCGCTGCCCGGCCTGCTCGCGGAGAAGCTCCTCGCGCACAGCCCGCACCTGGACCGGGTCTTCTTCGGCAACAGCGGCACCGAGGCCGTGGAGACCGCTCTCAAGTTCGCCCGGTACGCGACCGGAAAGCCCCGGGTCCTCTACTGCTCGCACGCCTTCCACGGTCTGACCACCGGCTCGCTCTCCGTCAACGGAGAGGCCGGCTTCCGCGACGGGTTCGCCCCGCTGCTGCCCGACACGGCGCTTGCGCTCGGTGATCTGGGCGCGCTGGAAAGGGAGTTGAAGCGGGGCGACGTCGCGGCCCTCATCGTCGAGCCGATCCAGGGCAAGGGCGTGCACGAGGCGCCGCCCGGCTATCTGCTCGCCGCGCAGGAGCTGCTGCACCGGCACAAGGCGCTGCTCATCGCCGACGAGGTGCAGACCGGCCTCGGGCGCACCGGCGACTTCTACGCCTACCAGCACGAGGCGGGCGTCGAGCCGGACCTGGTGTGCGTCGCGAAGGCGCTCTCGGGTGGCTATGTGCCGGTCGGTGCCACCCTCGGCAAGGAGTGGATCTTCAAGAAGGTCTACTCGTCGATGGACCGTGTCCTCGTGCACTCGGCCAGCTTCGGCTCCAACGCCCAGGCGATGGCGGCGGGGCTCGCCGTGCTGTCGGTGATGGATCAGGAGGGGATCGTCGAGAACGCGCGCACCACCGGAGATCTGTTGCGCACCCGGCTCGCCGCTCTCATCGACCGCTACGAGCTTCTGGCGGACGTCCGAGGACGCGGGCTCATGATCGGCATCGAGTTCGGGCGGCCGTCCTCGCTCAAGCTGCGCAGTCGCTGGACCATGCTCCAGGCCGCTCGCAAGGGCCTGTTCGCGCAGATGGTGGTCGTGCCGCTGCTCCAGAAGCACCGCATCCTCACCCAGGTGTCGGGCGACCACCTGGAAGTGATCAAGCTGATTCCGCCGCTCACCGTCACCGAGCGCGAGGTGGACCGGTTCGTCGAGGCCTTCACGGCCGTCATGGACGACGCGCATGGCGGAGGATCGCTGATGTGGGACTTCGGCCGGACCCTGGTGACACAGGCGGTCGCCAACCGCTGA